From the genome of Sediminibacter sp. Hel_I_10:
CCTAATCATTGCACAAAGAATTTTACTAGTAAACCTCCTACTAACCAGATGTAGCATAAAAAGGCTGCGTATTTTAAAATGCTCTCCAGCAACTGGCTTTTGGGCGCCATCTCACTCATTTGATGATTGACATCTTTCTTTTTGAAAAAACCGAGATAAATAAGATATCCCGAAATGGACAAAAAGACCAGATTTAAAAAGAAGGTATAATCTACTTTAAAATAGTCGCTATCCTTAATTTTCACTTGAGATGGGTCTGGCAACATACTGAACAAATCAAACGCATAATGTAAAGCCAATGAAGCGCCTATTAAGGCTGTAAATAAAAGGAATAAAATAAATAGTGACATTTTCCAACCGTAATATCGGGCATTGATCCGTAACACCGGAAAGACTACCAAATCACTAAAAACAAATGCCATAACTCCAGCAAAACTGACTCCTTTACCAAACAAAAGTGCCGCTAAAGGAATATTACCCATGGAGCCAATAAACGTTAAAAATGCAGCGATAGGCCCAACAAGTACATGCTCTAAGATTTCGAGAAATGAAAAATCGGTATTGCCTTGACCACTATTGATAAATAAGGTTTCAAAAAAAGCATCTGGAACAAAAGCCGCTACAATACCAGCTATAGTAAACCCGACAGTGACGTCTTTCCAGACCATCTGCCACTCCATCTTGTATTTTTTAGCGACACGGGCCCAGCTGTCTTCTTTTTGAATCTGCTTTTTCCAATCCTTCCCATCATCGGCATCATCATCTTCTTGGCTTTCAAGATTTTTTCTTGCTTTTTCTATTAATTTCTTAGGGTTGATCAGCTTAATGAGTATCCAACAAATCCCTATCAATAAAATACCGCCTACATATTCACCGACCACAAATTGCCAACCCAAAAAGATGGAAATAATAATCCCCAACTCTATGACCAGATTTGTAGAGGCTAATAGAAAAGCAATAGATGACAAAAAACTTGCTCCTTTCTTAAAGATAGATTTTGCAGATGCCAAAGCCGCAAAACTACAGGAGCTACTTATAAAACCGAAAAATGTGCCTAGCAAAACACTTTTTCGTTCATTTTCTCCCATGGCTTTTTGCATCCGTTTTTCGGTTACAAATATTTGAATCATACTACTAATGATATAGCCCAAGATAAACGCCCACAATGCCATCCAGAAAAACCCGGTTGTGGTATAGGCTGCTTCGCCCCATTGTTTTAAAAAATTAGTCATCGCTTACTTTATTAAATAATTAATTATGGCAGACTGCCAGAAATAGATTCTCACTGCTTCAATTTGCTGGAGCTGAAATTTTAATTGTAACTCTTGAATATCTAGCACGTCATTAAAGTCTATGGTACCCGTTTCATAATTTTTAATCAAAATTGCTTCAGCATCTTTAGCCTGCTTTAAGTTCTTTTCTTGCGTATGGTACTTGATTCGTGCTTGATTACGTTGCGATATTGCTTCTGCAAAAGCAGATTCCAACACATTTAGACGTTGCTCTTTTTGAGTTTCAATATCTTGCTGACGGAGGCTGTTCTGTCTTGAAATGGATTTGTATCTCTTATTGAACACAGGAATAGATAAAGACAGCATTGGCATCCATATATCCTTGCCGTTATCAATGGGATTCATATCGGTTCTTTCACTTACGGGAATATAATCTATACCAAAACCTAACATTGGAGCGCTTTCTCGTTGATTAAGTGATTCAGACTGAACTATAGATTCATATAACTTATCGTATTTAAGTAATTCTGGATGTAATGACAAGGCCTCTTTAGCGTATATAGAATCTTCATCTGGGACTTCTATTTCCGTAGGAACTTTAATAACACTATTGGCATCACGATTGCGCAAGTTGTTGAAGACGGTTTTTACAGATTGGTAGTATTCAATGAGCAGCTCTTGCTCTTGTTGCAACTCATTCTGCCGTATCTGTAAGCGCAATACATCCACT
Proteins encoded in this window:
- a CDS encoding TolC family protein — translated: MKNIKIIACIMFVSAVAQGQQLQSYIAEAIKNNPEIQGFELRYNISEEKVNEANWFPNTELSAGYFISTPETRTGAQRARIGVKQMLPWFGTITAREDYASAMAETDYVALTIAKRKLMLAVAERYYELYEIQAKQLVLEENIQLLQTYERLALTSVEVGKASAVDVLRLQIRQNELQQEQELLIEYYQSVKTVFNNLRNRDANSVIKVPTEIEVPDEDSIYAKEALSLHPELLKYDKLYESIVQSESLNQRESAPMLGFGIDYIPVSERTDMNPIDNGKDIWMPMLSLSIPVFNKRYKSISRQNSLRQQDIETQKEQRLNVLESAFAEAISQRNQARIKYHTQEKNLKQAKDAEAILIKNYETGTIDFNDVLDIQELQLKFQLQQIEAVRIYFWQSAIINYLIK
- a CDS encoding permease, whose product is MTNFLKQWGEAAYTTTGFFWMALWAFILGYIISSMIQIFVTEKRMQKAMGENERKSVLLGTFFGFISSSCSFAALASAKSIFKKGASFLSSIAFLLASTNLVIELGIIISIFLGWQFVVGEYVGGILLIGICWILIKLINPKKLIEKARKNLESQEDDDADDGKDWKKQIQKEDSWARVAKKYKMEWQMVWKDVTVGFTIAGIVAAFVPDAFFETLFINSGQGNTDFSFLEILEHVLVGPIAAFLTFIGSMGNIPLAALLFGKGVSFAGVMAFVFSDLVVFPVLRINARYYGWKMSLFILFLLFTALIGASLALHYAFDLFSMLPDPSQVKIKDSDYFKVDYTFFLNLVFLSISGYLIYLGFFKKKDVNHQMSEMAPKSQLLESILKYAAFLCYIWLVGGLLVKFFVQ